A section of the Candidatus Paceibacterota bacterium genome encodes:
- a CDS encoding M48 family metallopeptidase — MTHTSRGEEVVWGRIVFEGWRLRFESEGIQLEIPLVNLRIEREESAARGVAFYDDGQPEWVVHTPGEEILTHGSLLQQPHTRNQIRALQSGQELKRRLKMVGGFLAGFALVALLVSLLMGFMVRSLVTRIPVGWEQELGDKVLAELKEKETFITDAKMQTNLAWSVAPLMRAVPTNALGFKFYLLQSPLPNAFALPGGHVVVSTGLMDLAERPEEIAGVVAHELAHVTRKHGLRKIISSAGPYLLCRMFMQGNSGLLGMLAGGSQVMVFQSFSQEYEIEADDVGWQYLLAARIDPRGLPDMLRKLEAEEKRMRLIHLAPQALSSHPATEKRLRRFDAKWYKLKDKSEFIQYEKQHED; from the coding sequence GTGACCCACACAAGCCGTGGCGAGGAAGTGGTTTGGGGCCGGATTGTCTTCGAGGGATGGCGGCTGCGGTTCGAGTCAGAGGGGATCCAGCTCGAAATCCCGCTGGTGAACCTGCGGATTGAACGGGAGGAATCAGCGGCTCGAGGGGTTGCCTTCTACGACGACGGCCAGCCGGAATGGGTGGTTCATACGCCGGGAGAGGAGATACTAACGCACGGCTCGCTCCTGCAACAGCCGCATACCCGGAACCAGATTCGCGCGCTGCAAAGCGGCCAGGAGTTGAAGCGGCGGCTCAAGATGGTCGGCGGTTTCCTGGCCGGTTTTGCCTTGGTCGCACTGCTGGTATCCCTATTGATGGGTTTCATGGTGCGCTCGCTCGTAACCCGGATTCCAGTGGGATGGGAGCAGGAGTTGGGCGACAAGGTGCTGGCTGAGTTAAAGGAGAAAGAGACGTTCATCACCGACGCGAAGATGCAGACGAACCTGGCCTGGAGCGTGGCCCCGCTCATGCGCGCGGTGCCTACGAACGCGCTGGGGTTCAAGTTCTACCTGCTGCAAAGCCCGCTGCCCAATGCGTTTGCACTGCCAGGCGGGCATGTGGTCGTGTCCACAGGTTTGATGGACCTGGCGGAGCGCCCGGAAGAAATCGCCGGCGTGGTGGCGCATGAACTGGCACATGTGACCCGGAAACACGGCCTGCGGAAGATCATCTCTTCCGCCGGGCCCTACCTGCTGTGCCGAATGTTCATGCAGGGGAACAGTGGATTGCTGGGAATGCTGGCCGGTGGCTCGCAGGTGATGGTGTTCCAGAGCTTCTCCCAGGAATACGAGATCGAAGCCGATGACGTGGGTTGGCAGTACCTGTTGGCGGCACGTATAGACCCGCGCGGCCTGCCTGACATGTTGAGAAAACTCGAGGCGGAGGAGAAGCGAATGAGGCTCATACACCTGGCGCCGCAGGCGTTGAGCAGCCACCCGGCCACGGAAAAGCGCCTTAGGCGATTCGATGCAAAGTGGTACAAGTTGAAAGATAAGTCGGAGTTTATCCAGTATGAGAAGCAACATGAGGATTAG
- a CDS encoding SGNH/GDSL hydrolase family protein: MRIRCQKNAAVMALGCLLVQANAQGQAADQAGGLRWHDARTLTVEGKGWSDTKQFYDRLPARAEGIVRGAVWGLSQDSAGIAVRFVTDAAAISARWTLRRERLAMAHMPASGVSGVDLYVKERGKWRWLGGGRAERFPTEEKELVKSMKPARREYLLNLPLYNGVESVMVGVPLDAKLEPAARRPEGQGPILFYGTSIVQGGCASRPGMAHPAILGRRLDRAHINLGFSGNAWSEPEMAQLLAELDPAVYVLDPLPNMKEEWVVPRLERFVAILRGAHPKTPIVLVENIAYPDGDYVGPRGERYMKANGRLRELHRRLVRAGDQRLLYVPAAGLLGTDTEGTVDGTHPTDLGFMRMADALEPTLQRALKLRH, translated from the coding sequence ATGAGGATTAGATGCCAGAAGAACGCCGCGGTGATGGCCTTGGGATGCCTGTTGGTGCAGGCAAACGCGCAGGGACAGGCGGCGGATCAGGCCGGCGGTTTGCGGTGGCATGACGCGCGCACGTTGACCGTAGAGGGCAAAGGCTGGAGCGATACAAAGCAATTTTACGACCGCCTGCCGGCCCGCGCGGAAGGTATAGTGCGCGGGGCGGTTTGGGGGTTGAGCCAGGATTCGGCGGGCATCGCTGTCCGCTTCGTCACGGACGCCGCTGCGATTTCGGCTCGATGGACGTTGCGCCGGGAGCGATTGGCCATGGCGCACATGCCCGCCAGCGGCGTAAGCGGCGTGGACCTCTATGTCAAAGAGAGGGGTAAGTGGCGTTGGCTGGGCGGCGGTCGGGCGGAGAGGTTTCCCACGGAGGAAAAGGAACTGGTGAAGAGCATGAAGCCGGCGCGGCGGGAATACCTGCTTAATTTGCCGCTTTACAACGGAGTCGAATCAGTGATGGTTGGCGTGCCACTCGACGCGAAACTTGAGCCGGCGGCGCGCCGGCCCGAAGGGCAAGGGCCCATACTGTTCTATGGCACGTCCATCGTGCAGGGTGGTTGCGCCTCGCGCCCGGGCATGGCACACCCGGCGATACTGGGCCGGCGCTTGGACCGGGCGCACATCAATCTGGGATTCTCAGGCAATGCGTGGAGTGAGCCGGAAATGGCGCAACTCCTGGCGGAACTGGACCCTGCGGTGTATGTTCTCGACCCGCTCCCGAACATGAAAGAAGAGTGGGTGGTGCCGCGGTTGGAGCGGTTCGTGGCGATCCTGCGCGGCGCCCATCCAAAGACGCCGATCGTGCTGGTGGAGAATATCGCTTATCCCGACGGCGATTATGTGGGGCCGCGGGGCGAGCGGTACATGAAGGCCAACGGACGGCTGCGCGAACTGCATCGGCGCTTGGTGCGGGCGGGTGACCAAAGGCTGCTTTACGTTCCAGCGGCTGGGTTGCTCGGCACGGATACTGAAGGGACTGTGGATGGGACGCATCCGACGGATCTTGGCTTTATGCGAATGGCCGACGCACTCGAGCCAACGCTCCAGCGCGCACTGAAGCTGCGGCATTAG
- a CDS encoding formylglycine-generating enzyme family protein, producing the protein MKYYLSLAAVAAAVLTAAPVPVRADQPNPSLIYETTQEFFASGDFDRDGRSDLVIVDKDSGKYRLAYQLTPGLFSWVDCRPSGIKGIAGFSIGRVLVKDQDAATFTSPDANEITLVDISSPTAPGKPVAVPFTAALGPNTVVAVDIGGEGNTSLDDLAVGSIYNSPDPSLGVLLRNDRAEFPKLTEMPLPGPAVRGNRLSLKAGQPEVVCGLVQGDKGDTLRVADFSGGKPEALATAADLPGGSDYAAGRFGSSPLPVFIVYKPGDKSVAVRPLEEPTPRKFQFGAGQSFDLGQPVRRVIALNEGGAKRLFVIFGEGEKAGVFNFDGSKAPVLVQSLAATNEAFTCALGTAEGFMVFTRPAAGKFSTRYQAFKASGETYTPGPFGALASLADNDNITIPDIHSRIVAKQTVVSESEMKPYTNTIPGTQVSFAMVPIRGGEFVMGSPETEKGRKPDESPQHKVKLAPFWMGQCEVTWNEYELFMYPDEERRTRATIPTDAAGDKLADAVTHPSKPYVEMSFGMGKDGFPAIAMTQHAANKYCQWLSAKTGQFYRLPTEAEWEYACRAGTTSAYFFGDDVAKLPEYGWYEMNSDFKYQKVGKKKPNPWGLYDMCGNVVEWVLDQYDPEYYKQGGANGNAVEPWNKATKPYPHSVRGGSWDDEATMCRSAARRGSDRSWKMQDPQLPKSVWYFSDAQWVGFRIVRPLKVPPPEVMQKYWTSGVERD; encoded by the coding sequence ATGAAATACTACTTATCTCTGGCGGCAGTGGCGGCGGCAGTTTTGACGGCTGCGCCGGTGCCGGTTCGGGCTGACCAGCCCAACCCCTCATTGATTTACGAAACCACGCAGGAGTTCTTTGCGAGCGGCGACTTCGACCGCGACGGGCGGTCCGACTTGGTGATCGTTGACAAGGACAGCGGCAAGTACCGGCTTGCCTACCAGTTGACGCCGGGGCTCTTTTCCTGGGTGGATTGCCGGCCGAGCGGCATCAAAGGTATCGCCGGCTTTAGCATCGGCCGCGTACTGGTCAAAGACCAGGACGCCGCAACTTTCACGTCGCCCGACGCCAACGAGATTACTTTGGTGGACATCTCCAGCCCCACTGCCCCAGGCAAACCGGTAGCTGTGCCATTCACTGCCGCGCTCGGGCCGAATACGGTCGTGGCGGTGGACATCGGCGGCGAGGGCAACACGAGCCTCGACGACCTGGCCGTTGGGTCCATTTACAATTCCCCCGATCCCAGCCTGGGCGTCCTCCTGCGCAATGATCGCGCCGAGTTTCCCAAGCTGACCGAGATGCCATTGCCTGGACCAGCCGTCCGGGGCAACCGGCTTTCGCTCAAAGCGGGCCAACCGGAAGTTGTCTGCGGGCTCGTGCAGGGTGATAAAGGTGACACGCTGCGGGTAGCGGATTTCAGCGGCGGCAAACCGGAAGCGCTGGCTACCGCCGCCGACCTGCCCGGAGGCTCCGATTACGCCGCAGGCAGATTTGGCAGCTCCCCCTTGCCGGTGTTCATTGTCTATAAGCCGGGCGACAAGAGCGTGGCGGTCCGGCCCCTGGAAGAACCCACCCCCAGGAAGTTTCAGTTCGGTGCCGGTCAGAGCTTCGATCTTGGTCAGCCGGTGCGGCGGGTCATTGCGCTGAATGAAGGCGGAGCAAAGCGTCTCTTTGTCATCTTTGGGGAGGGCGAGAAGGCTGGCGTATTCAACTTTGATGGGAGCAAAGCTCCGGTGCTGGTGCAGAGCCTCGCGGCCACGAACGAGGCGTTCACCTGCGCTCTGGGCACGGCGGAGGGCTTCATGGTTTTCACCCGTCCGGCGGCGGGCAAGTTCTCCACGCGCTACCAGGCTTTCAAGGCCAGCGGCGAAACCTACACGCCTGGCCCCTTTGGCGCGTTGGCCTCCCTGGCTGACAACGACAACATTACAATCCCTGACATCCACTCGCGGATTGTCGCCAAGCAGACGGTGGTGAGTGAGAGCGAGATGAAGCCTTACACCAACACAATTCCAGGCACGCAGGTGAGTTTTGCCATGGTGCCGATTCGCGGTGGAGAGTTTGTCATGGGCAGCCCCGAAACTGAGAAGGGCCGCAAGCCGGATGAAAGCCCTCAGCACAAGGTGAAGCTCGCTCCGTTCTGGATGGGCCAGTGTGAAGTGACCTGGAACGAATATGAGCTATTCATGTATCCGGATGAGGAGAGACGCACCCGCGCCACCATCCCGACGGATGCGGCCGGAGACAAGCTGGCCGACGCGGTCACCCATCCTTCCAAGCCTTACGTCGAGATGAGTTTCGGCATGGGGAAGGACGGCTTTCCGGCCATCGCCATGACGCAGCACGCCGCGAACAAGTATTGCCAGTGGCTCAGCGCCAAAACGGGCCAGTTCTATCGCCTGCCGACCGAGGCCGAGTGGGAATACGCGTGCCGCGCCGGCACGACGAGCGCCTATTTCTTCGGGGACGATGTTGCCAAGCTTCCCGAATACGGCTGGTATGAGATGAACAGTGACTTCAAGTACCAGAAGGTCGGCAAGAAGAAGCCCAATCCCTGGGGCCTGTATGACATGTGCGGGAATGTCGTCGAGTGGGTGCTCGATCAGTATGATCCGGAGTATTACAAACAAGGCGGCGCCAACGGCAATGCGGTCGAGCCGTGGAATAAGGCCACCAAGCCCTATCCGCACTCGGTGCGCGGCGGTTCGTGGGACGATGAGGCGACCATGTGCCGCAGCGCGGCGCGGCGCGGTTCGGACCGTTCCTGGAAGATGCAGGACCCGCAGTTGCCCAAGAGTGTCTGGTATTTCTCGGACGCGCAGTGGGTGGGCTTCCGCATTGTGCGCCCGCTCAAAGTGCCGCCGCCCGAGGTGATGCAGAAGTACTGGACAAGTGGTGTGGAACGGGACTGA
- a CDS encoding Gfo/Idh/MocA family oxidoreductase: MQDHTTNPSSAVSRRQFLMHSTIIAASAAAVSFPTVLRAQNKQSINAVIIGLGGRGSGAGRDFMEAAKAAGVDGKIVGVADIFPESAKKGMDNFGLPEAKCFSGFDAFQKALALPGVNYAILATPPGFRAAHFKAAIEAGKHVFMEKPVAVDGPSCRMMYAAAELSKQKGLKVVAGTQRRHQAPYLETVKRIKDGAIGDVVTLRAYWVNGGPIWHRGEHGATELERQIRNWYHYIWLCGDHICEQHVHNIDVCNWIVGDHPVKCWGMGARQQLIGQSGEIWDNFAVEYEYPNGARMYSYCGQIKREWSSVSEGVQGTKGTANPGGHIQPKDGPMWRYRKQDGEVSPYVQEHIDLINAIVKDTELNEAKQVTDSTLTAIMGREAAYSGAGADWDTVLNSTFSYGPELLYSDCAGMQWGGFRVLQPPMPNSHNVFKNPPVVPVAKA; encoded by the coding sequence ATGCAAGATCATACCACCAATCCATCCAGTGCGGTTTCGCGCCGCCAGTTCCTCATGCACTCAACAATTATTGCCGCCTCCGCGGCGGCGGTGAGTTTCCCCACGGTGCTGCGCGCTCAGAACAAACAGTCCATCAATGCGGTGATCATTGGCTTGGGCGGGCGCGGCAGTGGTGCCGGCCGCGACTTTATGGAAGCGGCCAAAGCCGCCGGGGTGGACGGCAAGATTGTCGGCGTGGCCGACATCTTCCCCGAGTCGGCCAAGAAGGGCATGGATAATTTCGGCCTGCCTGAGGCCAAGTGCTTCAGCGGCTTTGACGCCTTTCAGAAGGCGCTGGCCTTGCCCGGCGTCAACTACGCCATCCTCGCCACGCCGCCGGGCTTCCGCGCGGCGCACTTCAAGGCGGCCATCGAGGCCGGCAAGCATGTCTTTATGGAGAAGCCCGTGGCGGTGGACGGGCCCAGCTGCCGGATGATGTACGCCGCGGCCGAACTTTCGAAGCAGAAGGGACTCAAGGTCGTCGCCGGAACGCAGCGCCGCCACCAGGCTCCCTATCTTGAAACCGTCAAGCGCATCAAGGACGGCGCGATTGGGGACGTGGTCACGCTGCGCGCCTACTGGGTCAACGGCGGTCCCATCTGGCACCGTGGCGAGCACGGCGCGACGGAACTCGAGCGCCAGATTCGCAACTGGTACCACTATATCTGGCTATGCGGAGACCATATCTGCGAGCAGCACGTGCACAACATTGACGTCTGCAACTGGATCGTAGGCGACCACCCGGTGAAGTGCTGGGGCATGGGCGCCCGGCAGCAGTTGATTGGTCAGTCCGGCGAAATCTGGGACAACTTCGCCGTCGAGTACGAATACCCCAACGGCGCCCGCATGTACAGCTACTGCGGCCAGATCAAGCGCGAGTGGTCCTCCGTCAGCGAAGGCGTGCAGGGCACCAAGGGCACTGCCAATCCCGGCGGCCACATCCAGCCCAAGGACGGCCCGATGTGGCGCTACCGCAAGCAGGACGGCGAGGTCAGCCCCTACGTGCAGGAGCACATTGACCTCATCAATGCCATCGTCAAGGACACCGAGCTGAACGAGGCCAAGCAGGTTACCGACAGCACGCTTACCGCCATCATGGGCCGCGAGGCGGCTTATAGCGGCGCTGGCGCGGATTGGGACACCGTGCTCAACTCGACGTTCTCCTATGGTCCCGAACTTCTCTACAGCGATTGCGCGGGCATGCAATGGGGAGGCTTCCGCGTGCTCCAACCACCCATGCCCAACAGCCACAATGTCTTCAAAAATCCACCAGTGGTCCCGGTGGCCAAGGCGTGA
- a CDS encoding FAD:protein FMN transferase — protein sequence MGTLFTITLYAPDAASAEAGAHAAFKRVDVLEDIMSDYQADSELNRLRDQPYGRPVPVSAELFDVLQRGLKIARLSGGAVDPTIGPYVRLWRFARKRHVLPAPEEITVARAAVGWQKLRLDPRARTVTLLAPNMRLDLGSIGKGYAADQALRLLKDGGIDRALVAASGDIAIGKPPPGQRGWRIAIAPFEGATNSLPRTLLLRNAGISTSGDTEQFIVINGTRYSHIVDPATGLGLTHRIQATVIGPDATTTDCLDTAVSLLGVERGLKLIESWPRTSALIVVKEDSQTSHFASRQFPESLPVR from the coding sequence ATGGGCACGCTCTTCACCATCACGCTCTATGCCCCGGACGCGGCCAGCGCCGAAGCCGGTGCGCACGCGGCTTTCAAGCGCGTTGATGTGCTCGAAGACATCATGAGCGATTACCAGGCCGACAGCGAACTGAACCGCCTCCGGGACCAGCCGTATGGCAGGCCGGTGCCGGTCAGCGCGGAGTTGTTCGATGTGCTCCAGCGCGGCCTGAAGATCGCCAGGCTTTCGGGCGGCGCGGTTGACCCCACCATCGGCCCTTACGTCCGATTGTGGCGGTTCGCCCGCAAGCGGCACGTGCTGCCTGCGCCGGAGGAAATCACCGTGGCCCGCGCGGCGGTGGGGTGGCAGAAGTTGCGGTTGGACCCGCGCGCGCGGACGGTCACGCTGCTCGCGCCAAACATGCGGTTGGACCTGGGCAGCATCGGCAAGGGCTACGCCGCCGACCAGGCGCTGCGACTGCTGAAGGACGGGGGCATAGACCGGGCTCTGGTCGCGGCCAGCGGTGACATCGCCATCGGCAAACCGCCCCCGGGTCAGCGCGGCTGGAGGATCGCCATTGCTCCATTTGAGGGAGCCACCAATAGCCTCCCGCGCACCCTGCTGCTGCGCAATGCCGGTATCTCGACCTCGGGCGACACCGAGCAGTTCATCGTGATCAATGGCACGCGCTACTCGCACATCGTGGACCCGGCGACGGGCCTGGGCCTGACGCATCGCATTCAAGCAACCGTGATCGGCCCCGACGCCACCACGACCGATTGCCTCGACACCGCCGTGAGCCTCCTGGGCGTGGAGCGCGGCCTCAAGCTGATAGAATCCTGGCCGCGCACTTCGGCGTTGATTGTGGTCAAGGAGGACAGCCAAACCAGCCACTTCGCCTCGCGCCAGTTCCCCGAGTCACTTCCAGTCAGGTAA
- a CDS encoding redoxin domain-containing protein has product MNVSSACNRHALILAFLVALGTVALTAAPPPAGQQPKEPPAVLAPELVGGSWLNLPPGTKLTLAARRGKVTIVHFWTYGCINCRRNLPFYATWQKRYAARGVLVIGIHSPETTGEAKLENVTRKVKEFGITYPVLVDSERQNWNRWGQRVWPAICLVDKQGRARYGWEGELEYKGAGGAGRMSQHIEALLKE; this is encoded by the coding sequence ATGAACGTTTCTTCGGCATGCAACAGGCACGCATTGATTCTGGCGTTTCTGGTCGCGCTGGGAACCGTCGCCCTGACCGCGGCACCGCCCCCAGCCGGGCAGCAGCCCAAGGAACCGCCGGCCGTGCTGGCGCCCGAGCTGGTCGGCGGCTCGTGGCTTAACCTTCCTCCAGGCACCAAGCTCACGCTGGCTGCCCGCAGGGGCAAAGTGACCATCGTCCACTTCTGGACCTACGGCTGCATCAACTGCCGCCGCAACCTTCCGTTCTATGCCACCTGGCAGAAGCGTTATGCTGCCAGGGGCGTGCTGGTGATCGGCATCCACAGCCCCGAGACTACTGGTGAAGCCAAGCTGGAAAACGTGACCAGGAAGGTGAAGGAGTTCGGCATCACCTACCCGGTGCTGGTGGATTCAGAGCGTCAGAACTGGAACCGCTGGGGCCAGCGCGTCTGGCCTGCCATCTGCCTCGTGGATAAGCAGGGCCGCGCCCGTTACGGTTGGGAGGGTGAACTCGAATACAAGGGTGCCGGCGGCGCCGGCAGGATGAGCCAACACATCGAGGCACTTCTTAAGGAATAA